Proteins encoded in a region of the Aminivibrio pyruvatiphilus genome:
- a CDS encoding Hsp20/alpha crystallin family protein, translating to MTRRFLAIRPNDMAQPIAPFASVDRMMRDMLRAFGEFSSDMGYAQETERVPAVPRGDFYRKDGKVFAEFELPGIDPSKVELNVFEDRLTLQAEKSDEKTVEENDLFRSERYFGKVSRSIQFPLEVDPDTAKATFKNGVLTVEVSEKIQAEKMKKVAIEEKA from the coding sequence ATGACACGGAGATTCCTGGCCATACGGCCCAATGACATGGCACAGCCCATCGCACCATTCGCTTCGGTGGACAGGATGATGAGGGACATGCTCCGGGCATTCGGCGAGTTTTCTTCCGATATGGGGTATGCCCAGGAGACGGAAAGGGTTCCTGCGGTTCCCAGGGGGGATTTTTACCGGAAGGACGGAAAAGTTTTCGCCGAGTTCGAGCTTCCCGGCATCGACCCGTCAAAGGTGGAGCTGAATGTTTTCGAGGACCGGCTGACTCTCCAGGCGGAGAAATCCGACGAGAAAACGGTGGAAGAGAACGACCTTTTCCGGTCGGAGCGCTATTTCGGAAAGGTCTCCCGGTCCATCCAGTTTCCCCTGGAGGTTGACCCGGACACAGCGAAGGCGACGTTCAAAAACGGCGTGCTCACCGTGGAAGTCTCGGAAAAGATCCAGGCCGAGAAGATGAAGAAAGTGGCCATCGAGGAAAAGGCATAG
- a CDS encoding substrate-binding domain-containing protein, producing the protein MRKMRSFLFVCLFVFVLAGAASGAEVLRMATTTSTDNTGLLDYLAPLLLQEKNIELQWVSVGTGKALEYGRNGDVDVLLVHAPEVEKKFVADGWGVNRRQVMYNDFIVVGPVSDPAGIKGMAAADALKKIAAVAAPFASRADKSGTHVAELVLWKNAGIPEPDKEKWYIQTGQGMLETLMIADERKGYCLTDRGTFIKYEDSRKEQGGLVIIVEGDDSLKNQYSVIAVNPAKWENLRYDLAVALIDWMVSPSTQKAIADFQLLGKQLFFPNAER; encoded by the coding sequence ATGAGAAAAATGCGGTCGTTTCTGTTCGTCTGTCTGTTCGTCTTTGTCCTTGCGGGGGCCGCTTCCGGCGCGGAGGTTCTCCGGATGGCCACCACCACCAGCACGGACAACACGGGGCTTCTTGATTACCTGGCCCCTCTGCTCCTTCAGGAGAAGAACATCGAACTCCAGTGGGTTTCCGTAGGTACGGGCAAGGCTCTTGAGTACGGCCGGAACGGTGACGTGGACGTTCTCCTGGTCCATGCTCCCGAGGTGGAGAAGAAGTTCGTCGCCGACGGATGGGGTGTCAACCGCCGCCAGGTGATGTACAACGACTTCATCGTGGTGGGCCCCGTTTCCGATCCTGCGGGGATCAAGGGGATGGCCGCCGCCGATGCCCTGAAGAAAATCGCCGCCGTCGCGGCTCCCTTCGCCAGCCGGGCCGACAAATCCGGGACCCACGTGGCGGAGCTTGTCCTCTGGAAAAACGCCGGCATTCCCGAACCCGACAAGGAGAAGTGGTACATCCAGACCGGCCAGGGAATGCTTGAAACCCTCATGATCGCCGATGAGCGGAAGGGCTACTGCCTCACCGACAGGGGAACCTTCATCAAGTACGAGGATTCCCGGAAGGAGCAGGGGGGGCTGGTGATCATCGTCGAGGGTGACGACTCCCTGAAAAACCAGTACAGCGTAATCGCCGTCAACCCGGCAAAATGGGAGAACCTCCGGTATGACCTCGCCGTGGCCCTCATCGACTGGATGGTGTCCCCGTCGACCCAGAAAGCCATTGCGGACTTCCAGCTTCTCGGAAAGCAGCTCTTTTTCCCCAACGCCGAAAGATAA
- a CDS encoding GNAT family N-acetyltransferase translates to MVNLLADRCLNAAKATGAFTPEELDVLEDVLIEWSLHPGKDYVLLTEWNGGSLAGFLIYGPTPMTRFAFDLYWVAVDPAHQKKGIGRILEEKMCSALLEQSPSAVVRVETAGRDDYLGQRHFYLATGYRECGRIPDFYSEGDDLVLYCKRIGK, encoded by the coding sequence GTGGTGAATCTGCTGGCCGACCGCTGCCTGAACGCGGCGAAGGCTACCGGGGCCTTTACCCCCGAAGAGCTTGACGTTCTCGAGGATGTCCTGATCGAATGGTCCCTCCACCCGGGAAAGGACTACGTCCTCCTCACCGAGTGGAACGGAGGGAGCCTGGCGGGGTTCCTGATCTACGGCCCGACCCCCATGACCAGGTTCGCCTTTGACCTGTACTGGGTCGCCGTGGACCCGGCGCACCAGAAGAAGGGAATAGGCAGGATACTGGAAGAAAAGATGTGCTCGGCCCTGCTCGAGCAATCCCCCAGCGCGGTCGTGCGAGTGGAAACCGCCGGGCGGGACGACTACCTCGGGCAGCGCCATTTCTACCTGGCAACGGGCTACAGGGAATGCGGACGCATTCCAGACTTTTATTCGGAGGGTGACGATCTTGTCCTCTACTGCAAAAGAATCGGAAAGTAA
- a CDS encoding D-alanine--D-alanine ligase family protein: protein MNDEYGCDPEVPLRPVSRISVVYNLKKNAGAGEPDDKYEEYDPLSTVESVAETIASFGFSVSLCEQDENFFPRLRDQAPDFVANLAEGRGDARGREAQVPCILESESIPFWGSDAVSMAVALDKLLTGRTLSSEGIPVPLSSSFRGEEDLPVLPELFRQRFRYVVKPRYEGSSKGIFTDSVAHSPREAEDRIRRIWHRYGQPALLEEYLPGAEVTVGVTGNGRPAIAGMMRISPVHPREEFLYSLEEKRNYLERIRYDGPETIPAPLREQLGRFAAAAFRALELRDMARVDFRLDGDGIPRIIDVNPLPGLSPQYSDLPILHRLSGGSYPDLVRSILASAFRRNGLAFSALPVEADAL from the coding sequence ATGAACGACGAGTACGGCTGTGATCCTGAAGTTCCGTTGCGCCCCGTTTCCCGCATTTCCGTCGTCTACAACCTGAAAAAAAACGCCGGTGCCGGAGAGCCCGACGACAAGTACGAAGAGTACGACCCCCTGAGCACCGTTGAATCGGTGGCGGAAACCATCGCATCTTTCGGGTTTTCCGTTTCCCTGTGCGAACAGGATGAGAACTTTTTTCCCCGGCTGCGGGACCAGGCGCCGGACTTTGTTGCCAATCTGGCCGAAGGACGGGGTGATGCCCGAGGGAGGGAAGCCCAGGTTCCCTGCATCCTCGAGAGCGAGTCCATTCCCTTCTGGGGGTCCGACGCTGTCTCCATGGCGGTGGCCCTGGACAAGCTCCTCACCGGGCGCACTCTTTCCTCCGAGGGGATTCCCGTGCCTCTTTCCTCATCATTCCGCGGGGAGGAAGACCTGCCCGTCCTGCCGGAGCTTTTCCGGCAGCGATTCCGCTACGTGGTCAAGCCCCGGTACGAAGGCTCCTCAAAGGGCATCTTCACCGACTCGGTGGCCCACTCGCCCCGGGAGGCCGAGGACCGGATCCGCCGAATATGGCATCGCTACGGCCAGCCCGCCCTGCTCGAGGAATATCTTCCCGGAGCGGAGGTCACCGTGGGTGTCACCGGCAACGGCCGGCCTGCGATAGCAGGCATGATGCGGATTTCTCCCGTGCACCCCAGGGAGGAGTTTCTCTACTCCCTGGAAGAGAAGCGAAACTACCTGGAACGGATCCGCTACGACGGCCCCGAGACCATTCCCGCCCCCCTGCGAGAGCAGCTCGGCAGGTTCGCCGCAGCCGCCTTCAGGGCACTGGAGCTCCGGGACATGGCCAGGGTGGATTTCCGGCTTGACGGGGACGGCATCCCCCGCATCATCGACGTCAATCCTCTGCCCGGCCTCTCTCCGCAGTACAGTGATCTCCCCATCCTGCACCGTCTGAGCGGCGGCAGCTATCCGGACCTGGTCCGCTCCATCCTCGCGAGCGCCTTCCGCCGGAACGGCCTCGCCTTCTCCGCCCTTCCCGTGGAGGCTGATGCCCTATGA
- a CDS encoding exopolysaccharide biosynthesis protein gives MTDHGFGTLSADFRRLLAVKGGSDMTLGDIVSAVGDRGFGILFVLLSLPSALPVPAPGYSTPFGVVLFLLSLQLLAGRPVPWIPEWASRKIIRRSTADRMIKSTAAFFSFVERFIRPRFPILTGRTAAKGYCLLLLAMSGLMILPIPLTNTLPAMVIFCVGVAMTERDGLALLAALCFGVAAVLLYTAAFWLIATYGLQGMREAKEIIKGWLF, from the coding sequence ATGACTGATCACGGTTTCGGCACCCTGTCTGCGGATTTCCGCAGGCTTCTCGCAGTGAAGGGCGGAAGCGACATGACCCTGGGAGACATCGTCTCGGCAGTGGGGGACCGGGGGTTCGGCATACTCTTCGTGCTGCTTTCCCTTCCGAGTGCCCTCCCCGTTCCCGCCCCGGGGTACAGCACGCCCTTCGGGGTTGTCCTCTTTCTTCTGAGTCTGCAGCTTCTGGCAGGACGCCCCGTTCCGTGGATCCCGGAATGGGCTTCCAGAAAGATCATCAGGAGGAGCACTGCCGACAGGATGATAAAAAGCACCGCCGCCTTCTTTTCCTTCGTGGAGCGGTTTATCCGGCCCCGGTTTCCGATACTCACAGGCAGGACCGCGGCGAAGGGGTACTGTCTTCTCCTCCTGGCCATGAGCGGGCTGATGATCCTCCCCATCCCTCTCACGAATACCCTTCCCGCCATGGTGATCTTCTGCGTGGGGGTGGCCATGACGGAACGGGACGGCCTGGCCCTCCTGGCGGCTCTTTGCTTCGGAGTGGCCGCAGTGCTCCTCTACACCGCGGCCTTCTGGCTCATTGCAACCTACGGCCTCCAGGGGATGAGGGAAGCGAAGGAGATCATCAAAGGGTGGCTTTTCTGA
- a CDS encoding HD domain-containing phosphohydrolase produces the protein MAFLSSLPSQKEEKDDGTSLSRKMAILLAGFLVVTLALTAGSYSLTARSVRARVEEAGRSIVSETALTIEEYFSKLLSLTSGLAVSVAALPESGSPAALAGLFGRFLESARIQGVQNVFMGFETGGFTDATLWVPPGGYDPRIRSWYVEALKKESAVVTSPYRDLITGELIVSVTAPVITPSGELLGVFGLDVNMAHVREKVVSRKVFGEGDGFLVDRKGFFLASPFPEWDLSESIVIPSAAVPSSLSTSAKALLLREPGTALIPFRGESAMLFHSPAGEHFTLGMILPERVFRRFVQDIAALHLFGGFVILLLASVLLFPTVLGLRLSFASLSAVADGIAERLSGNRDITETAFNVQVLGAEIGEAVEDSRVTEFRRFLRSLENALKIIGRQGEEIAALTEEALAIQDNLTDVNRELTERQKIWRNTLNVMETVSGTGESGGKLQRIAESIRESTGAFGVLLAHHRDGALRNLAISGYRSAALLDFAIPLEGSVAGRAFREKRPVWVENVSLEPEYGMVHPEVATEVEIPLVHRGRSVGVLEVAFAGEGRPRDDELMETLMPVASALAGLFDVEDARREIKESYRYLAEKLQSVTEIHHLETADHMDRIGAYSRLAAEALGKSREEQDDIEIFSRLHDIGKLRVPMSILGKAGPLTGEEMALVRNHPRWGAELIGGAEWLAAARRICMTHHEKWDGSGYPLGLSGEEIPWEGQVVALADVYDALRSRRVYKDSMSHEEAVRIILSGDGRTEPGHFGPEIIEFFRKFHGEMDRIFESRRVR, from the coding sequence GTGGCTTTTCTGAGCTCTCTTCCCTCTCAAAAGGAAGAAAAAGACGACGGCACCTCTCTGAGCAGGAAGATGGCCATCCTGCTGGCGGGTTTCCTCGTAGTCACTCTCGCCCTTACGGCGGGGAGCTATTCTCTGACCGCCCGGAGCGTCCGGGCGAGAGTGGAGGAAGCCGGCCGGAGCATTGTCTCGGAAACAGCCCTTACCATCGAAGAATATTTTTCCAAGCTCCTCTCCCTGACCTCCGGCCTGGCGGTTTCTGTGGCGGCCCTTCCCGAAAGCGGTTCGCCCGCAGCCCTGGCCGGTTTGTTCGGCAGGTTCCTTGAATCTGCCCGTATCCAGGGGGTCCAGAATGTTTTTATGGGATTCGAAACCGGGGGATTCACGGATGCAACGCTCTGGGTCCCTCCCGGGGGATACGACCCCCGGATCCGCTCATGGTACGTGGAAGCCCTGAAAAAGGAGAGCGCCGTTGTCACTTCGCCCTACAGGGACCTGATCACCGGGGAGCTTATCGTAAGTGTCACCGCTCCCGTGATCACTCCCTCCGGTGAGCTCCTCGGCGTTTTCGGCCTTGACGTGAACATGGCTCACGTGAGGGAAAAAGTGGTTTCCCGAAAGGTATTCGGCGAAGGGGACGGATTTCTCGTAGACAGGAAGGGGTTTTTCCTGGCGTCCCCTTTTCCGGAATGGGATCTGTCGGAGAGCATCGTCATCCCCTCGGCGGCGGTGCCTTCCTCCCTCTCCACCTCCGCCAAGGCGCTGCTTCTCAGGGAACCCGGGACCGCCCTCATCCCTTTCAGGGGTGAGAGTGCCATGCTCTTCCACTCGCCGGCAGGGGAGCACTTCACCCTGGGGATGATTCTGCCGGAGAGGGTGTTCCGCCGCTTCGTACAGGACATAGCCGCCCTCCATCTTTTCGGAGGATTCGTCATTCTTCTCCTCGCCTCCGTTCTGCTTTTCCCCACGGTCCTGGGCCTGAGGCTCTCTTTCGCTTCCCTTTCAGCCGTGGCGGACGGAATAGCGGAGCGCCTTTCCGGGAACAGGGACATTACGGAAACGGCTTTCAACGTGCAGGTTCTGGGGGCCGAAATCGGCGAGGCCGTGGAGGATTCCCGGGTGACGGAGTTCAGGCGCTTTCTCAGAAGCCTGGAAAATGCCCTGAAGATCATCGGGAGGCAGGGAGAGGAAATAGCCGCCCTCACGGAAGAAGCCCTGGCCATACAGGACAATCTCACCGATGTGAACCGTGAGCTCACGGAGAGGCAGAAAATCTGGAGAAATACGCTGAACGTCATGGAGACCGTTTCGGGCACGGGCGAAAGCGGCGGGAAGCTTCAGAGGATCGCCGAAAGCATTCGGGAGAGCACCGGTGCCTTCGGTGTACTCCTGGCACACCACAGGGACGGAGCCCTGAGAAACCTGGCCATCAGCGGTTACCGGTCCGCAGCGCTTCTGGATTTCGCTATTCCCCTGGAGGGAAGCGTGGCCGGACGGGCCTTCAGGGAGAAACGGCCGGTATGGGTTGAAAATGTGTCTCTCGAACCGGAGTACGGCATGGTTCACCCCGAGGTGGCGACGGAAGTGGAGATTCCCCTTGTGCACCGCGGCAGAAGCGTGGGGGTTCTCGAGGTGGCTTTTGCGGGCGAAGGCAGGCCCAGGGACGACGAACTCATGGAAACCCTGATGCCCGTTGCGTCCGCCCTGGCCGGCCTCTTTGACGTGGAAGACGCCCGCAGGGAAATCAAGGAATCCTACAGGTACCTGGCTGAAAAACTGCAGTCTGTCACGGAGATTCACCATCTCGAGACGGCGGACCACATGGACAGGATCGGCGCCTACTCACGCCTCGCCGCGGAAGCCCTGGGAAAATCCAGGGAAGAGCAGGACGACATCGAGATCTTCTCACGCCTGCATGATATCGGGAAGCTCAGGGTCCCCATGTCCATCCTCGGGAAGGCCGGCCCGCTTACCGGAGAGGAGATGGCCCTCGTCCGAAACCATCCCCGGTGGGGTGCGGAGCTCATCGGGGGCGCGGAATGGCTTGCCGCGGCGAGGCGGATCTGTATGACCCACCATGAAAAATGGGACGGCAGCGGTTACCCCCTGGGCCTTTCGGGGGAGGAAATTCCCTGGGAAGGGCAGGTAGTGGCCCTGGCTGACGTCTACGATGCCCTGCGGTCCCGCAGGGTCTACAAGGACTCGATGTCCCACGAGGAGGCGGTCCGCATCATCCTGTCCGGCGACGGCAGGACGGAGCCCGGCCATTTCGGCCCCGAGATCATCGAATTTTTCAGGAAATTCCACGGGGAGATGGACAGGATTTTCGAAAGCCGCCGGGTGAGGTAA
- a CDS encoding rubrerythrin family protein translates to MEKTMKGLSEAFAGESMANRKYLAFAEQAEKEGYPAVARLFRTIAEAETLHALAHFKTMGGVKSTAENLKAALEGETYEFTEMYPGFIRDAEEEGQKNAVRSFTFANEAEKAHGELYKKALASMEKGKDSTFFLCPVCGYVEEGHAPDVCPICKAKKDVFITVA, encoded by the coding sequence ATGGAAAAGACGATGAAAGGCCTCTCTGAAGCATTCGCCGGAGAATCCATGGCGAACCGGAAATACCTCGCCTTCGCCGAACAGGCTGAGAAGGAAGGCTACCCCGCCGTTGCCAGGCTTTTCAGGACCATCGCCGAGGCAGAAACTCTTCATGCCCTGGCCCATTTCAAGACCATGGGCGGCGTGAAATCCACTGCGGAAAACCTGAAGGCCGCCCTTGAGGGTGAGACCTACGAATTCACCGAGATGTACCCCGGATTCATCAGGGACGCCGAAGAAGAGGGGCAGAAGAACGCCGTCCGGTCCTTCACCTTCGCCAACGAGGCGGAAAAGGCCCACGGTGAGCTGTACAAAAAAGCTCTCGCCTCCATGGAAAAGGGGAAGGATTCCACCTTTTTCCTCTGTCCCGTGTGCGGCTACGTGGAGGAAGGGCACGCCCCCGACGTCTGCCCCATCTGCAAGGCAAAGAAAGACGTTTTCATCACCGTGGCATAA
- a CDS encoding flavin reductase family protein produces the protein MKKDIGISTPLYPAPALVVAAYGTDGRPGGLMVAWGGVCNSEPPCISVAVAKSRHTLEGILEKKAFTVNIPSEAQAAEADFFGLASGRDTDKFSAAGLTPKKGDIADAPLIEEFPVSMECEVVQFLDLGSHILFVGKVVKTWAREECLDEKGYPDPEKVRPLVFAPRTGKYFGLGDLVGKAFGEGKKFLPNKS, from the coding sequence ATGAAAAAGGACATAGGAATCTCCACCCCTCTCTATCCCGCGCCGGCCCTGGTTGTGGCGGCCTATGGCACCGACGGGCGGCCCGGCGGGCTCATGGTCGCCTGGGGGGGAGTCTGCAACTCGGAGCCGCCGTGCATTTCGGTGGCCGTGGCGAAATCCCGTCATACCCTGGAGGGAATACTGGAGAAGAAGGCCTTTACGGTGAACATACCGTCGGAGGCCCAGGCCGCGGAAGCTGATTTTTTCGGCCTCGCGTCGGGAAGGGATACAGACAAGTTCTCCGCGGCGGGACTCACCCCTAAAAAGGGGGATATCGCGGACGCTCCCCTCATCGAGGAGTTTCCTGTTTCCATGGAGTGCGAGGTCGTTCAGTTCCTTGATCTCGGATCCCATATCCTCTTCGTGGGAAAGGTGGTCAAGACCTGGGCACGGGAAGAGTGCCTCGACGAAAAGGGCTATCCGGACCCTGAAAAAGTGCGCCCCCTGGTTTTCGCTCCCCGCACCGGGAAATACTTCGGCCTGGGGGATCTTGTGGGAAAGGCCTTCGGCGAGGGGAAAAAGTTCCTGCCGAATAAGTCCTGA
- a CDS encoding encapsulin-associated ferritin-like protein — MQFTEPADILDQKTADEAKALKSLMEEVEAVNYYNQRVAATPNAELKELLAHNRDEEIEHAAMLIEWLRRNMEGWDKELKTYLFTSAPLLEVETAGEAGGGEGGAPGGLGIGSLK, encoded by the coding sequence ATGCAGTTCACGGAACCTGCGGATATTCTCGACCAGAAGACAGCCGATGAGGCAAAGGCGCTCAAGAGCCTGATGGAAGAAGTGGAGGCCGTCAACTACTACAACCAGAGAGTGGCCGCCACGCCCAACGCTGAACTGAAGGAACTCCTGGCCCACAACAGGGACGAAGAGATCGAACACGCGGCCATGCTCATCGAGTGGCTCCGCCGCAACATGGAAGGATGGGACAAGGAACTCAAAACGTACCTCTTCACTTCCGCTCCGCTCCTTGAAGTCGAAACTGCCGGCGAGGCGGGAGGCGGAGAGGGCGGCGCTCCCGGCGGGCTGGGCATAGGCAGCCTGAAGTAG
- a CDS encoding D-alanine--D-alanine ligase family protein → MKPDAAQEPPQKSPLILVAAAVEPEARPDVADTLEARAWVCRALERAGWTAEAWDITPSLLASPDRVSGHLEKTEAVCVFNLFEGFGTDSGAEHRFSALLEETGTPCTGNPAAVLETCLSKDAVSSLLRAKNIPVPEGRTLLPGDSLSLLNDLSLPLFLKPLREDGSVGIDEHSLVTDRKDLPRRAEEKLKLFPGGVRAEEFLPGMEYSVSCIGNDPYFVPAVSVIDYGKWNAGRPFLDYGSKWDPDSPLYDLVPEPAEEPVKERAKRLASEAGKTLGCRGYFRTDLREKDGTLYVIDVNPNPDMGSGGGFLRQCREGGMEMEEVAARIVELALEHVRRGEQQW, encoded by the coding sequence ATGAAGCCTGACGCCGCCCAGGAACCTCCTCAAAAATCGCCCCTTATTCTCGTGGCCGCCGCCGTTGAACCGGAGGCGAGACCCGATGTAGCCGACACCCTGGAGGCAAGGGCGTGGGTATGCCGTGCCCTGGAACGGGCGGGCTGGACGGCGGAGGCATGGGACATCACTCCTTCCCTGCTCGCCTCTCCGGATCGGGTGTCCGGGCACCTGGAAAAAACGGAGGCGGTCTGCGTTTTCAACCTTTTCGAAGGCTTCGGCACGGACAGCGGTGCGGAGCACCGATTCAGCGCCCTGCTGGAGGAAACCGGCACCCCCTGCACCGGAAACCCAGCGGCAGTCCTTGAAACCTGCCTGTCGAAGGATGCCGTTTCCTCTCTGCTCAGGGCAAAGAACATCCCCGTTCCGGAGGGAAGGACCCTCCTTCCCGGGGACTCCCTTTCGCTCCTGAACGACCTTTCCCTTCCCCTCTTCCTGAAGCCCCTGCGGGAGGACGGGAGCGTGGGCATAGACGAACATTCCCTCGTGACCGACCGGAAGGACCTCCCCCGGAGAGCGGAAGAAAAACTGAAGCTCTTCCCCGGGGGGGTCAGGGCGGAGGAATTTCTCCCGGGGATGGAATACTCCGTCTCCTGCATCGGAAACGATCCCTATTTCGTTCCTGCCGTTTCCGTCATCGACTACGGCAAATGGAACGCCGGGCGCCCTTTTCTCGACTACGGGTCCAAGTGGGACCCTGACTCCCCTCTCTACGACCTGGTTCCCGAACCGGCGGAGGAACCGGTGAAGGAGAGGGCGAAGCGGCTGGCCTCCGAAGCGGGGAAGACTCTCGGATGCAGGGGATACTTCCGGACCGACCTGAGGGAGAAGGACGGCACGCTCTACGTGATTGATGTCAACCCAAACCCGGACATGGGGTCCGGCGGCGGGTTCCTGAGGCAGTGCCGCGAAGGCGGCATGGAAATGGAAGAAGTGGCGGCCCGCATCGTGGAGCTTGCCCTTGAACATGTGCGGAGAGGAGAACAACAGTGGTGA
- a CDS encoding family 1 encapsulin nanocompartment shell protein — MDILRRAASLITPEAWAELDRQAKKVLTANLSARKFVDVEGPKGWSYSAHPTGRLDVAQKQPKDGVQIGVNRVLPLVEARHTFDMDIWELDNISRGAKDPDLSTLEKAAKEIALFEEKAVYKGLASAGIEGLAAAAKGRSVKLGGDDAEKIVDALSAAIYRLHEDAVEGPYALAASPKLWKAIYGAASCYPISKHVGNLVDKVILSTQDESYVVSLRGGDFELVLGQDLSLGFEERNGGKVRLFFTESFTFRVITPEAVVALS; from the coding sequence ATGGACATTCTGAGAAGAGCAGCCTCTCTCATCACCCCCGAGGCCTGGGCGGAACTTGACCGCCAGGCGAAAAAGGTGCTCACGGCTAATCTTTCCGCCCGGAAGTTCGTGGACGTGGAAGGCCCGAAGGGCTGGTCATACAGCGCCCATCCCACCGGCAGGCTCGACGTGGCCCAGAAGCAGCCGAAGGACGGCGTCCAGATCGGCGTAAACAGGGTTCTTCCCCTCGTAGAAGCCAGGCACACCTTCGACATGGACATCTGGGAGCTGGACAATATCAGCCGCGGCGCGAAAGACCCCGACCTCTCCACTCTCGAGAAGGCCGCGAAGGAGATCGCCCTGTTCGAGGAAAAAGCAGTCTACAAGGGACTTGCCTCTGCCGGCATCGAAGGCCTCGCAGCTGCGGCAAAGGGACGGTCTGTGAAGCTCGGCGGCGATGACGCCGAGAAAATTGTAGACGCCCTATCGGCAGCCATCTACAGACTCCATGAAGACGCAGTGGAGGGCCCCTACGCCCTCGCGGCGTCACCGAAACTCTGGAAGGCCATCTACGGGGCCGCTTCCTGCTACCCCATCTCCAAGCATGTGGGGAACCTGGTGGACAAGGTGATCCTCTCCACCCAGGACGAATCCTACGTGGTCTCCCTTCGGGGCGGGGATTTCGAGCTCGTCCTCGGCCAGGACCTTTCCCTCGGCTTCGAGGAACGGAACGGCGGCAAGGTCCGCCTCTTCTTCACCGAATCCTTCACCTTCCGGGTGATCACCCCGGAAGCCGTGGTGGCTCTCTCATAG